In Helianthus annuus cultivar XRQ/B chromosome 8, HanXRQr2.0-SUNRISE, whole genome shotgun sequence, a single genomic region encodes these proteins:
- the LOC110870504 gene encoding ubiquitin-like protein-NEDD8-like protein RUB3 produces MDLFFDADKGMSFTVEVGYFDTIQEIKEKVTKYNGIPIHQQTLIFNGKTLPDDLNIHTSDILDGSRLKLITTTSDPQEPPQTITNVKTEETPSPSSPHKIKILLKPFDVSMEVDMTDSVLKIKEKMNEMEGIPLSRMVVYANGVELHDQKSLHECQLVDGSKVEMTLKPPTPPPSCMGLLSKKMKVYVMSKSGEKIGLEVNPSSNVGELRKELEKVRHQGVGFRVPDEGYFFIYKQNVMEEDHSFRWHRVGQGETIEIFNGCVTRGS; encoded by the coding sequence ATGGATTTGTTTTTTGATGCGGACAAAGGCATGTCATTCACAGTTGAAGTTGGCTACTTTGATACCATTCAAGAAATCAAAGAAAAGGTGACAAAGTACAATGGCATTCCTATTCACCAACAAACCCTAATATTCAATGGAAAAACCCTACCCGATGATCTCAACATTCACACGTCCGACATCTTAGATGGCTCGCGTCTTAAGCTTATCACAACGACTAGCGATCCTCAAGAGCCACCGCAAACCATCACCAATGTCAAAACCGAAGAAACTCCTTCACCATCTTCGCCCCACAAGATCAAAATATTATTGAAACCATTTGATGTATCAATGGAGGTGGACATGACCGATTCTGTTTTAAAGATCAAAGAGAAGATGAACGAAATGGAAGGGATCCCATTGAGCAGAATGGTTGTTTATGCGAATGGGGTCGAGTTGCATGATCAAAAGAGTTTGCATGAGTGCCAGCTTGTGGATGGTTCGAAAGTTGAGATGACGCTCAAGCCGCCAACGCCTCCACCGTCTTGTATGGGATTGTTGTCGAAGAAAATGAAGGTGTATGTGATGTCGAAAAGTGGGGAAAAGATTGGGTTGGAGGTGAATCCGTCGAGCAATGTGGGGGAGCTAAGAAAGGAGTTGGAGAAGGTAAGGCATCAAGGGGTGGGATTTAGGGTACCAGATGAAGGATATTTCTTCATATACAAACAAAATGTGATGGAAGAAGATCACTCTTTTAGATGGCATCGAGTCGGACAAGGTGAAACCATTGAGATCTTCAATGGATGTGTCACCCGCGGATCCTAA